Proteins from a genomic interval of Mycobacterium conspicuum:
- a CDS encoding helix-turn-helix transcriptional regulator yields the protein MIDRQTAGISDTGGWTTTKSLHDFAVLCCEEPHLELRGKPGTFSLTQRTGRLGPIAFSEFVTDADVFMDSGEHCSGYRINVVQSGRLESIHRGLSLCTGADTVAVYQPEGYGAARWVAGSRMLGVKIDRGAVEDALGNALGRSLKSQVDFAPITPIDAAPTRSWVNMLKLLAQQFSRPDSLFHQPLVAGPYVDSLVRGFLLAIGHPHREAVATGAGQAPPRTIRVAIDIIEEEAHLPTNVSSLAARSHVSVRSLQEGFRNYLGMSPMAYLREVRLRRAHQTLRESDPSEITVASVAYNWGFTNLGRFASAHANRYGETPSVTLHRRALPR from the coding sequence GTGATCGATCGGCAGACAGCTGGTATTTCGGATACCGGCGGATGGACGACGACGAAATCGCTTCACGACTTCGCCGTTCTGTGCTGCGAAGAACCCCACCTCGAACTGCGGGGCAAGCCGGGCACCTTTTCACTCACCCAGCGGACCGGTCGGTTGGGACCGATCGCCTTCAGCGAATTCGTCACGGACGCAGACGTATTCATGGATTCCGGCGAGCACTGCAGCGGGTATCGCATCAATGTTGTGCAGTCGGGCCGCCTCGAATCCATCCACCGTGGGCTGTCGCTCTGCACCGGCGCCGACACCGTAGCCGTGTATCAGCCGGAAGGTTACGGTGCCGCGCGCTGGGTGGCGGGCAGCCGGATGTTGGGCGTGAAGATCGACCGGGGCGCCGTCGAGGACGCGCTCGGTAATGCACTCGGTCGATCCTTGAAGTCGCAAGTGGACTTCGCACCCATCACGCCCATCGATGCCGCGCCGACTCGGAGCTGGGTCAACATGCTGAAGCTATTGGCGCAGCAATTTTCCCGGCCCGACAGCCTGTTCCACCAACCGTTGGTCGCGGGCCCATATGTCGACAGCCTCGTGCGCGGATTCTTGCTGGCCATCGGTCACCCGCATCGCGAAGCCGTAGCGACCGGCGCCGGTCAGGCCCCGCCCCGGACCATCCGCGTGGCAATCGACATCATCGAAGAGGAGGCCCACTTGCCGACGAACGTCTCCTCGCTTGCGGCACGCAGCCACGTCAGTGTCCGTTCCCTCCAAGAAGGCTTCCGCAACTATCTGGGAATGTCGCCGATGGCATATTTGCGCGAAGTCCGACTGCGTCGAGCACATCAGACACTGCGGGAGTCCGACCCATCGGAAATCACGGTGGCGTCAGTTGCGTACAACTGGGGATTCACCAATCTCGGCCGGTTCGCTAGCGCACATGCCAACCGGTACGGTGAGACGCCCTCGGTGACCTTGCACCGCAGGGCATTACCGCGTTAG
- a CDS encoding class I SAM-dependent methyltransferase, whose product MGINQTLSDDNTYVLGHVDAEIQRLLLQGRLYNDFTEHALRLAGLRPGMRVLDVGCGPGDVSIIAARIVGQRGAVLGVDANAEVVALARTRAADQGLETVRFEATAIDDISLDQPFDAVIGRLILMHLRDPVTALRHLATNVRPGGLVAFCESDANGAYNVAGLPLFAAIKETAAKAFQAAGVDPAFGTKLPTLFRRAGLGAPRLALGAPLGGAGDADIPAYVAETWRSVFPLAERRGLVPAELADLDTLRQRLQDEIAVAQAVVVMPPLICASTKVYPRFRRNEE is encoded by the coding sequence ATGGGCATCAATCAAACGTTGTCGGACGACAACACATACGTGCTCGGTCATGTCGACGCGGAGATTCAGCGGCTGCTGTTGCAGGGCCGTCTGTACAACGACTTCACCGAGCACGCATTGCGTCTGGCAGGTCTGCGGCCTGGAATGCGGGTGCTGGACGTGGGCTGCGGGCCGGGTGATGTGTCGATCATCGCCGCTCGGATCGTGGGACAGCGCGGCGCGGTACTGGGCGTCGATGCGAACGCCGAGGTCGTCGCGCTCGCCCGCACCCGTGCCGCAGACCAAGGTCTCGAAACGGTGAGGTTCGAGGCAACTGCGATCGATGACATCTCCTTGGACCAGCCCTTCGATGCCGTGATCGGCCGGCTCATTCTCATGCACCTGCGCGACCCCGTGACAGCGCTGCGCCATCTCGCCACCAATGTGCGGCCTGGTGGCCTGGTCGCGTTTTGTGAATCCGACGCCAACGGGGCATACAATGTCGCCGGCTTGCCCCTGTTCGCGGCGATCAAAGAGACTGCGGCCAAGGCCTTTCAGGCCGCGGGCGTCGATCCGGCGTTCGGAACGAAACTACCGACGCTGTTTCGTCGCGCCGGTCTGGGCGCACCGCGGCTGGCGCTCGGCGCCCCACTGGGCGGGGCCGGCGACGCTGACATTCCGGCTTACGTGGCAGAGACATGGCGCTCGGTTTTCCCGTTGGCCGAGCGGCGCGGCTTGGTTCCGGCCGAGCTGGCCGATCTCGACACACTAAGGCAACGCTTGCAAGACGAAATCGCCGTGGCGCAAGCCGTGGTGGTGATGCCGCCGCTGATTTGCGCGTCCACCAAGGTCTACCCCCGCTTTCGGAGAAACGAAGAGTGA
- a CDS encoding condensation domain-containing protein, producing the protein MIRESGAAGAAAFLRALGLRERCLHRYSERNPLIFTMVAEFDAALDAHLVIDALDAVQRRHPLLSAHIEDDPETGLGFYQANPAASIGLTFLCDADQAWQAIAAQELTRPFDSAAAPLVRATLVTQGQSSALLLTFDHVISDGISAVLVLNDLVAALNGQPLAALPLPDSLEELATRRLGAVHITAMSTDVGDPRMGVPTSIRPFDASPPYLHRIALGRDATARLHERCREERTTVHAAIVAAASRARSAVCGDEFVRTYTPINARDLVDQGAGCCLSISFACTGMPPADGNSFWDQARQTGDRLKMARSAAGLMLGSAVIEEYFSIDADCGAAEHFLRTVLPFELTVTNLGVQYVPRLGPIRPRTIWGPIVLTQIEGEYVTGVVTYDGQLRMTSCGHTPTGQFLERVRQTLTCESDRRR; encoded by the coding sequence GTGATACGCGAAAGCGGCGCGGCAGGGGCCGCCGCCTTCCTGCGTGCGCTGGGGCTGCGGGAACGGTGCTTGCACCGCTACTCCGAACGCAATCCCCTCATTTTCACCATGGTCGCCGAATTCGACGCAGCCCTAGACGCCCATCTGGTCATTGATGCGCTCGACGCCGTGCAGCGCCGTCATCCGTTGCTATCGGCACACATCGAAGACGACCCCGAGACGGGATTGGGGTTCTACCAAGCTAACCCTGCGGCATCGATAGGTTTGACGTTCCTGTGCGACGCCGATCAAGCGTGGCAAGCTATCGCGGCCCAGGAACTCACGCGACCCTTCGATTCGGCCGCCGCTCCACTCGTGAGGGCAACACTTGTCACCCAGGGTCAATCATCGGCTCTGCTTCTGACATTCGATCACGTCATTTCCGACGGAATCTCCGCCGTGCTGGTGCTCAACGACTTGGTTGCCGCACTCAACGGTCAACCGCTGGCGGCTCTGCCACTACCGGATTCGCTCGAGGAACTGGCAACTCGTAGATTGGGTGCCGTCCACATCACCGCTATGTCAACCGATGTCGGCGATCCGCGCATGGGTGTGCCCACATCGATCAGGCCCTTTGATGCGAGTCCGCCGTACTTGCACCGGATTGCCCTGGGCCGCGATGCCACCGCGCGCCTTCACGAGCGATGCCGTGAGGAACGCACCACCGTGCATGCGGCGATCGTCGCAGCCGCCTCCCGGGCGCGTAGCGCAGTGTGCGGTGACGAATTCGTCCGCACTTACACCCCGATAAACGCCAGGGACCTTGTGGACCAAGGCGCCGGCTGCTGCCTATCCATCTCCTTCGCATGCACCGGAATGCCGCCTGCAGATGGCAACTCGTTTTGGGATCAGGCGCGCCAGACCGGCGACCGGCTAAAGATGGCCAGATCCGCAGCCGGGCTGATGCTCGGGTCTGCGGTAATCGAAGAGTATTTTTCGATCGACGCCGACTGCGGCGCAGCAGAACACTTTCTGCGGACCGTGTTGCCTTTTGAGCTCACCGTCACCAATCTGGGCGTGCAATACGTGCCTCGCCTAGGACCGATTCGACCCCGGACCATCTGGGGTCCGATCGTGCTGACACAGATCGAGGGGGAATACGTGACCGGGGTCGTCACCTACGATGGCCAGCTGAGGATGACCTCGTGCGGGCACACCCCCACGGGGCAGTTCCTCGAACGTGTCCGCCAGACACTTACATGCGAATCGGACCGCCGGCGTTGA
- a CDS encoding Crp/Fnr family transcriptional regulator produces MALLWLRTTALATAEQPPAQRVSHCELRCEDSTSGNVYTALAESGIFSRTNPETLSAWAKQLAPEQFGPGCIVGSPSGPTRRLYVIISGKVKVSYRLPDGSEVILTILGRSEIFGIVALFDPESRETSVTTLTDVLAVPIERDLLTAWMVAHPEIIDQVLRLFARWADATTNSMADFAFADTRERIASRLLSLRKRFGRREGDVVRVVHDLTLKEFARLVGVEPRTTVAVLRDFEQRGWIRLEDNSVVIAEGQALASLRLTDKSEVACA; encoded by the coding sequence ATGGCGTTGTTGTGGTTACGAACAACGGCCCTCGCGACGGCAGAGCAGCCTCCCGCGCAGCGGGTTTCACATTGCGAGTTGCGCTGCGAAGACTCAACGAGCGGCAACGTCTACACGGCGCTGGCCGAATCGGGAATCTTTAGCAGGACCAATCCCGAGACGTTGTCCGCTTGGGCCAAGCAGCTCGCTCCCGAGCAGTTCGGGCCCGGATGCATCGTGGGCTCTCCGAGTGGCCCTACGCGGCGCCTGTACGTGATCATTTCCGGCAAGGTCAAGGTCTCATACCGGCTTCCCGACGGTAGTGAGGTCATTCTGACCATACTGGGGCGATCCGAAATATTCGGTATCGTGGCGCTTTTCGACCCCGAATCGCGAGAAACCAGCGTAACCACCCTCACTGATGTGCTGGCGGTACCGATTGAACGCGATTTACTGACGGCTTGGATGGTTGCACACCCCGAGATCATCGATCAGGTTCTGCGTCTGTTCGCCCGGTGGGCAGACGCGACGACGAACTCCATGGCCGACTTCGCATTCGCCGACACGCGGGAGCGCATCGCGAGCCGGCTGCTGTCTTTGCGGAAGCGGTTTGGCCGACGGGAAGGCGATGTGGTGAGAGTGGTTCATGACCTGACGTTGAAAGAGTTCGCTCGGCTCGTCGGCGTCGAACCCAGGACGACCGTGGCGGTTTTGCGCGACTTTGAGCAGCGCGGCTGGATCCGGTTGGAGGACAACAGCGTTGTGATCGCCGAAGGCCAGGCGCTCGCGTCTCTGCGCCTGACCGATAAGTCGGAGGTGGCTTGTGCTTGA
- a CDS encoding NAD(P)H-dependent flavin oxidoreductase, with amino-acid sequence MLDRFTLPDLSVRVLGAPMAGGPSTPELVAAVTNAGGLGFLPAGLSSAEDLADAIVATRRLTSGPIGVNLFVRQRSAGKPERLAPFAAALAEEAERYGVALGEPDGADNEWPAQLDVVCDLRPEVVSFTFGSPSDDECRRLQRVGILTLGTITSIREAMIALSAGVDALVAQGPGAGGHRATFDALALPPSHPLEDLVSALVACFDCPVVAAGGLGTARDVGRLRAAGAAAVQLGTALLRADEAGTNPVHRAALCDPRFTETVVTPAFTGRYARALRNRFIEKHDGEATFGFPDVAMMTAPIQEAAAKLGDPHGIALWAGVAFGNTKTGPAADIVRGLAG; translated from the coding sequence GTGCTTGATCGATTTACCCTGCCGGATCTGAGCGTTCGGGTGCTGGGCGCGCCCATGGCCGGGGGCCCATCGACACCCGAGTTGGTGGCCGCGGTGACCAACGCAGGCGGACTTGGCTTTCTCCCGGCCGGATTGTCGTCGGCCGAAGACTTAGCTGATGCCATCGTCGCGACGCGCAGGCTGACATCGGGTCCTATCGGAGTGAATCTCTTTGTGCGCCAGCGATCAGCGGGTAAGCCCGAACGGCTCGCACCGTTCGCCGCGGCCTTGGCTGAGGAGGCCGAAAGGTACGGCGTGGCTCTCGGTGAGCCGGATGGTGCAGACAACGAGTGGCCCGCGCAACTCGACGTGGTGTGCGATCTGCGGCCGGAGGTGGTGTCGTTCACGTTCGGCTCACCGAGCGATGACGAGTGCCGGCGTCTGCAAAGGGTCGGAATCTTGACCCTCGGGACGATCACCTCGATCCGCGAAGCGATGATCGCGCTGAGCGCCGGCGTGGATGCCTTGGTGGCCCAAGGTCCCGGAGCGGGCGGGCATCGTGCGACATTCGACGCGCTTGCCCTACCGCCCAGCCACCCGCTGGAAGATCTTGTCTCCGCCCTGGTGGCCTGTTTCGACTGTCCGGTCGTCGCGGCCGGGGGACTGGGAACAGCTCGCGATGTTGGCCGGCTTCGCGCCGCCGGTGCCGCTGCGGTGCAACTCGGCACCGCGCTCTTGCGCGCCGACGAGGCCGGAACCAATCCGGTGCATCGGGCTGCTCTGTGCGATCCGCGGTTCACCGAAACGGTGGTGACGCCCGCGTTCACCGGACGGTACGCGCGCGCATTGCGCAACCGATTCATCGAAAAGCACGACGGTGAAGCCACATTCGGCTTTCCCGATGTCGCGATGATGACTGCGCCAATCCAGGAGGCAGCAGCGAAATTGGGTGACCCGCACGGCATTGCACTGTGGGCTGGTGTGGCCTTCGGTAATACCAAGACTGGCCCGGCCGCCGACATCGTGCGGGGGCTGGCCGGCTGA
- a CDS encoding SDR family NAD(P)-dependent oxidoreductase, with product MEFGGEKVAIVTGASRGIGAGLVEAYRKQGYRVIANSRTITDSSHPEVVTVAGDIADPATAERLVVAAVGRFGRIDTLVNNAGVFIAKPFTKYSLDDYARVTSVNLLGFVHVAQRAIEVMLAQGSGGHVVNITSTLVEQANAAVPAALTALTKGGLTAVTKSLAIEYARHGIRVNAISPGVVDTPMHAGVDVRASYARMHPQNRIGTVADIVHGALYLETAPFVTGEILHVDGGQSAGH from the coding sequence ATGGAATTCGGCGGCGAAAAAGTCGCGATCGTCACCGGCGCATCGCGCGGAATCGGTGCAGGATTGGTCGAGGCGTACCGCAAGCAAGGTTACCGCGTGATCGCCAATTCCCGCACCATCACCGACTCGTCTCACCCCGAGGTCGTCACCGTCGCAGGAGATATCGCCGATCCCGCCACAGCCGAGCGCCTCGTCGTCGCGGCAGTGGGACGATTTGGCCGCATCGACACTCTGGTCAACAACGCCGGTGTGTTCATCGCCAAGCCGTTCACCAAGTACAGCCTCGATGACTATGCACGTGTGACGTCAGTGAACCTGCTCGGCTTTGTTCACGTTGCGCAACGCGCCATCGAGGTGATGCTCGCGCAGGGCAGTGGCGGTCATGTCGTCAACATCACCAGCACTCTGGTTGAGCAGGCGAACGCTGCCGTGCCGGCAGCATTGACCGCACTCACCAAGGGTGGTTTGACCGCTGTCACCAAATCGTTGGCCATCGAGTATGCGCGGCACGGAATCCGGGTCAACGCGATATCTCCCGGCGTCGTCGACACGCCCATGCATGCAGGAGTCGATGTGCGTGCATCTTACGCAAGGATGCACCCACAAAACCGGATCGGCACCGTCGCCGACATCGTGCACGGTGCGCTCTACCTCGAAACGGCGCCCTTCGTCACCGGCGAGATCCTCCACGTCGATGGCGGTCAGAGCGCGGGCCATTGA
- a CDS encoding GMC family oxidoreductase — translation MSTAATDDVDDELDLRIRVNQDRLAADLKQEYDFIVCGAGSSGCVVARRLAEDPSANVLLLEAGGGDDMPCVTESKLWHTNLGSATDWAFRSEPNQHLNDRALTLSMGKVLGGGSSINLMAWARGHRADWDFFAAASDNKAWSYASVLDIYRRIEDWQGAPDPERRGSGGPVYVQPKCDPHPAGRLVLQAAECLGIGAFDQANGKMMEGRGGAAIIEVRARGGKRRSAFRSYTYPYMDRPNLTVLANALVRRVLVDGSRAIAVEVCYRDELRRFRAGAEVVLSTGAIHTPKILMLSGIGDQDILRPLGIPTKQHLPGVGLNFQDHLGFSCIWEIPACPPADQPGDAAMFWASRDDLNEPDLFACQGAMVLASQENIARFGLPEMGWTMIGALTHPDSRGSVALTSSDPDQPARVMHNGLSHPDDLRLAVKCVEDMRAVGNSALLGNRQLFKREVMPGRLKDEELLAYLRDAAITYWHMVGTAKMGHDSLSVVDGSLKVHGIENLRVADASIMPRITSGNTMAPCVVIGERAGDEIRSEHGMSGQGAVITLDDAESVSELESS, via the coding sequence ATGTCAACTGCTGCAACCGATGACGTGGACGACGAGCTGGACCTGCGGATCCGGGTCAATCAGGACCGCCTAGCCGCCGACCTCAAACAGGAGTACGACTTCATCGTCTGTGGTGCGGGATCGTCGGGTTGCGTCGTTGCCCGTCGGCTGGCCGAGGATCCCTCAGCGAACGTCCTGTTGCTGGAGGCGGGAGGTGGCGACGACATGCCGTGTGTCACCGAATCGAAGCTGTGGCACACAAATCTGGGCAGCGCGACGGATTGGGCCTTTCGGTCTGAACCTAATCAGCACCTCAACGACCGGGCGCTGACCCTCTCGATGGGCAAGGTCCTTGGTGGCGGCTCGAGCATCAATCTGATGGCCTGGGCCAGGGGGCACAGGGCGGATTGGGATTTCTTCGCCGCCGCGTCGGACAACAAGGCGTGGAGCTATGCGTCGGTTCTGGATATCTACCGCCGCATTGAGGATTGGCAGGGCGCCCCCGACCCTGAACGCAGGGGCAGCGGTGGACCTGTTTATGTGCAGCCCAAATGCGATCCCCATCCCGCCGGTCGATTGGTGCTGCAAGCCGCCGAATGTCTGGGCATCGGCGCCTTCGACCAGGCGAACGGAAAGATGATGGAGGGCAGGGGTGGGGCGGCGATCATCGAAGTTCGAGCTCGCGGCGGCAAGCGTCGTTCGGCCTTCCGTTCGTACACATATCCGTACATGGACCGGCCCAACCTGACCGTGCTGGCGAACGCTCTCGTTCGGCGCGTGCTTGTCGATGGCAGTCGGGCGATCGCAGTCGAGGTCTGCTACCGCGACGAACTGCGCAGGTTCCGGGCCGGCGCGGAGGTCGTGCTGTCGACGGGCGCTATCCATACCCCCAAGATCCTCATGCTCTCCGGAATCGGCGACCAGGACATCTTGCGGCCATTGGGAATACCCACCAAACAGCATCTGCCCGGGGTGGGTCTGAACTTCCAGGACCACCTTGGCTTCTCGTGCATCTGGGAAATCCCCGCCTGCCCTCCGGCAGATCAGCCGGGTGACGCTGCGATGTTCTGGGCGAGTCGGGACGACCTGAACGAGCCCGATTTGTTCGCCTGCCAAGGAGCGATGGTGCTGGCAAGCCAGGAGAACATCGCGCGATTCGGCCTACCCGAGATGGGGTGGACGATGATCGGCGCGCTCACGCATCCCGATAGCCGCGGCAGCGTTGCGTTGACAAGTTCAGATCCCGATCAGCCCGCCAGGGTGATGCACAACGGTCTGTCACATCCCGACGATCTGCGGCTCGCCGTGAAATGCGTCGAGGACATGCGCGCCGTCGGCAATTCCGCGCTGCTCGGAAACCGACAATTGTTCAAGCGCGAGGTTATGCCTGGCCGATTGAAGGATGAAGAACTTCTGGCCTACCTCCGGGATGCCGCGATCACCTACTGGCACATGGTCGGCACGGCCAAGATGGGCCACGATTCGCTCTCGGTCGTCGACGGCAGTCTGAAGGTCCATGGCATCGAAAACCTCCGAGTCGCCGATGCCTCGATCATGCCCAGAATAACCAGCGGAAACACGATGGCGCCGTGCGTGGTCATCGGCGAGCGCGCCGGCGATGAGATCAGGTCGGAACACGGAATGTCGGGGCAAGGCGCGGTGATCACGCTCGATGACGCCGAATCCGTGAGTGAATTGGAAAGTTCGTGA
- a CDS encoding FAD-dependent oxidoreductase yields the protein MIPALGRRAVVIGASISGLLAARVLADHYEHVTVVDRDVLPAGPLSRRGVPQAAHGHLLLARCPPILNELFPGILHELVADGAPVWADGDLSKIDLSFGGHRLVRTGSLRCPEAYAQYYPSRPLLEYRLRQRIRAIPNVTLVDRCGAADLTATADRTRISGVRVAGRDQGETALTAQLVVDATGRGSRTPVFLEKLGYGRPPENELMVRVAYASQMLKIPTGTLHTRLVGRLPEAGLPAGFVLVGNENDDWVLTLTALAGSQPPTEYAEMLEFVEQLAPVDILAAVRTAQPVGPVTRYRVPSNRWRRYDKMRRLPDGLIVVGDAICGFNPVYGQGMTMAALDAVVLGNCLRHEDRHLPRRFYHDSAKNIAVAWRTAVGADLALPQVAGPRPISMRITNAFLERVMIAA from the coding sequence GTGATTCCCGCGCTTGGTCGTCGGGCCGTGGTCATCGGCGCCAGCATCAGCGGGTTGCTCGCCGCCCGGGTGCTGGCCGACCACTACGAACATGTGACGGTGGTGGATCGAGACGTCCTTCCGGCTGGTCCACTGAGCCGGCGCGGGGTACCACAAGCCGCGCACGGTCATCTGTTGCTGGCACGCTGCCCGCCGATTCTGAACGAGTTGTTTCCCGGAATTCTGCATGAGCTCGTCGCCGACGGCGCCCCCGTGTGGGCTGACGGAGACCTTTCGAAGATCGACTTATCGTTTGGCGGCCATCGGCTGGTGCGCACCGGAAGCCTGCGCTGCCCCGAAGCGTACGCACAGTACTACCCGAGCCGCCCGTTACTGGAATATCGCCTGCGACAACGAATCCGGGCCATACCGAATGTCACCCTTGTGGATCGATGCGGGGCGGCCGACTTGACAGCGACCGCCGACCGTACGCGGATTTCGGGAGTGCGTGTGGCGGGCCGAGATCAAGGCGAGACGGCGCTGACCGCGCAGCTGGTCGTCGACGCGACGGGCCGAGGCTCGCGAACGCCCGTCTTTCTGGAAAAGTTGGGTTACGGGCGTCCTCCCGAGAACGAGCTGATGGTGCGGGTGGCTTACGCCAGCCAAATGCTGAAAATCCCAACCGGAACGCTCCACACACGGTTGGTCGGGCGGCTGCCCGAGGCGGGCCTGCCGGCCGGCTTTGTTCTGGTGGGCAATGAGAACGACGACTGGGTGCTCACCCTCACCGCGCTGGCGGGAAGCCAACCGCCAACCGAATACGCCGAAATGCTGGAATTCGTAGAACAACTCGCGCCAGTCGACATTCTTGCGGCGGTCCGGACGGCCCAACCCGTGGGGCCGGTAACCCGCTACCGGGTACCGTCGAATCGGTGGCGGCGGTACGACAAGATGCGCCGACTGCCCGACGGATTGATCGTCGTCGGCGACGCCATCTGCGGCTTCAACCCCGTCTACGGCCAGGGCATGACGATGGCCGCGCTGGACGCGGTGGTGCTGGGCAACTGTCTGCGGCATGAAGATCGCCATCTGCCGCGACGGTTCTACCACGACTCCGCCAAGAACATTGCCGTGGCCTGGCGGACTGCCGTCGGCGCTGATCTGGCCCTGCCGCAAGTGGCCGGACCGCGGCCGATCTCGATGCGAATCACCAATGCCTTCCTGGAACGGGTGATGATAGCGGCCTAG
- a CDS encoding cytochrome P450, protein MLQILDVDLTDGRFYSGGGARDAYRWMRANQPVFRDRNGLAAAATYQAVIDAERDPQRFSNAGGIRPEYPGKPYMVEMDDPEHLLRRKLVSAAFTGTRVVGKVPSIGRLCDELIDAVCESGECDFVRDIAAPLPMAVIGDMLGVLPEDRTTLLKWSDDLVGGPASPDDAQSVRAVMDAFAEYTAFATDMITQRRIEPTDDLFSVLVDAEVDGRTLSDDEIVLESLLILIGGDETTRHTLSGGVEQLLRNRDQWNRLREEPNLLPHAVEEMLRWTSPIKNMCRTLTADTVFHGTALHAGEKIMLLFESANFDETIFDHPERFCIDRNPNKHLAFGFGTHFCLGNKLARLELSLMLTRLLQRLPDLRLAGDAELPLRPANFVSGPESMPVLFTPSKPSVPQ, encoded by the coding sequence ATGTTGCAGATTCTTGACGTCGACCTGACCGACGGCAGGTTCTACTCTGGCGGGGGCGCGCGCGACGCGTATCGCTGGATGCGGGCCAACCAGCCGGTCTTTCGAGATCGGAACGGGTTGGCCGCGGCCGCGACGTATCAGGCCGTCATCGATGCCGAACGCGACCCACAGCGGTTTTCCAACGCCGGCGGAATCCGGCCCGAGTACCCGGGCAAGCCCTACATGGTTGAGATGGACGACCCCGAACATCTGTTGCGGCGCAAGCTCGTCAGCGCGGCGTTCACCGGCACCCGGGTAGTGGGGAAGGTGCCATCCATCGGCAGGCTTTGTGACGAGTTGATCGATGCGGTGTGCGAGTCGGGGGAGTGCGATTTTGTCCGTGACATCGCCGCGCCACTGCCGATGGCGGTGATCGGCGACATGCTCGGTGTGCTGCCCGAGGATCGCACGACGCTGCTGAAATGGTCCGACGATCTCGTTGGTGGCCCGGCGTCGCCGGACGACGCACAATCGGTGCGAGCGGTGATGGATGCGTTCGCCGAATACACGGCGTTCGCGACGGACATGATTACCCAACGCCGGATTGAGCCGACGGACGACCTGTTCAGCGTCCTGGTGGATGCCGAAGTGGATGGACGCACGTTGTCCGATGACGAAATCGTGCTTGAGTCACTATTGATTCTGATCGGCGGCGACGAGACCACTAGGCACACTCTCTCCGGCGGGGTCGAGCAGCTGCTGCGGAATCGCGACCAATGGAACAGGCTGCGCGAAGAACCCAATCTGCTACCGCATGCGGTCGAGGAGATGCTTCGGTGGACTTCGCCGATAAAGAACATGTGCCGCACGCTGACCGCCGACACCGTGTTTCACGGCACGGCGCTGCATGCCGGCGAGAAGATCATGCTGCTGTTCGAGTCGGCGAACTTCGACGAGACGATCTTTGACCATCCGGAGCGATTCTGCATCGACCGCAACCCCAACAAGCACCTGGCATTCGGCTTTGGCACGCATTTTTGCCTAGGGAACAAGCTGGCGCGACTGGAACTTTCACTGATGCTTACGCGGCTGCTTCAGCGACTGCCTGATTTGCGGCTGGCCGGCGACGCCGAGTTGCCGTTGCGGCCGGCAAATTTCGTCAGCGGACCGGAATCGATGCCAGTACTATTCACGCCGTCGAAACCATCTGTGCCGCAATGA
- a CDS encoding hemerythrin domain-containing protein, with protein MATDAFEMALVHRIFRNELDGAAELVRRVQPGQHGRRKRVAGHIANVLKALHHHHTAEDELLWPKLHDRTPLHAEDIQRMESEHDFIAKAAASVELRLAGWIAASGPRTPRRAQSGAEEALVCEINALGELVRDHLSAEEERVVPLINENLTDAEWRAATGRGGSFLSGRDMWFGLAFVGMALKQCNADERRRFLAGMPPPQRLLVKLLARPAMAGYRARLGPTA; from the coding sequence ATGGCAACCGACGCATTCGAAATGGCCCTGGTTCACCGCATTTTCCGCAACGAGCTCGACGGTGCTGCGGAGCTCGTCCGCCGCGTGCAGCCCGGTCAGCATGGCCGCCGCAAGCGTGTGGCCGGCCACATCGCAAACGTACTGAAAGCGCTGCACCACCACCACACGGCCGAAGACGAGCTGCTGTGGCCGAAGCTGCATGATCGGACACCCTTGCATGCCGAAGACATCCAGCGGATGGAAAGTGAACACGACTTCATAGCGAAGGCGGCCGCCAGCGTCGAGCTGAGGTTGGCCGGGTGGATCGCCGCAAGTGGCCCCCGAACCCCGCGGCGCGCCCAGTCAGGGGCCGAGGAGGCGTTGGTGTGTGAGATCAACGCGCTCGGAGAGTTGGTTCGCGATCACCTCAGTGCCGAGGAGGAACGCGTCGTCCCGCTCATCAACGAGAACCTAACCGACGCCGAATGGCGCGCAGCGACGGGACGAGGCGGCTCCTTCCTTAGCGGCCGGGATATGTGGTTCGGCCTCGCCTTCGTCGGCATGGCGCTAAAGCAATGCAACGCCGACGAGCGGCGACGCTTCCTCGCCGGGATGCCGCCACCGCAACGGTTGCTGGTGAAGCTCCTTGCACGACCGGCTATGGCCGGTTATCGAGCTCGGCTTGGGCCCACCGCTTGA